From a region of the Macrobrachium nipponense isolate FS-2020 chromosome 3, ASM1510439v2, whole genome shotgun sequence genome:
- the LOC135221763 gene encoding neuroparsin-A-like encodes MKSFTAALLMSLFFVLLLLQNSEGAPRCTQHDRPPPEKCTYGTVLDWCRNEVCAKGPGETCGGHFWEQGKCGEGTFCSCGTCTGCSVITRRCFRSALVC; translated from the exons atGAAGTCGTTTACTGCTGCCCTTCTCATGTCtctcttcttcgttcttcttcttctcca gAACAGCGAAGGTGCTCCTCGTTGTACTCAACATGATCGTCCCCCACCAGAGAAGTGCACGTATGGCACCGTCCTGGATTGGTGTAGGAATGAAGTGTGCGCTaag GGACCCGGAGAAACTTGCGGAGGCCACTTCTGGGAACAGGGCAAGTGCGGTGAGGGCACCTTCTGTTCTTGCGGCACCTGCACTGGCTGCTCTGTGATCACAAGGCGATGCTTCCGCTCGGCCCTTGTCTGCTAA